The sequence TAGTGCTAATGATAATTCTTTCaggctttgtttttgttttgtcacgGTGTCACCTACTCAGCTACCTCTACCACGTTCCAAAATCTTTCCTGTCAATTTTGATCCATCTCTGCTATTTTCCTTATGTTCATGCCCCCTTTTCATTTCTGTCCTCCTTTTTCTTTGGCTTCATAAGATGTTCTGTCTGTTCCTAGCCTATCCCATATGATGTTTTTCATAGGATCTGGTAGTTCATCCTTCCTTCACATTATTGTCCTGTTTCCTACCAACTCTGACCCTCATCATCCTCGACAAAGACATCTTTTCCGTACGGAGGTTATGGCACACTCGGTCACTCCAATACACATTTGAGAAGTACactcaatcaatcacatttatttataaggccctttttacatcagcagatgtcacaaagtgctatacagaaacccaggctaaacccccaaacagcaaccaATGAACATTTACACCATAACCTCCCAACATTAAGCTCTGCCTCAGACCTCAACTAGCTTACATACTTTTTTTCACAAAGATTCACATGCATACTGTATTAGATTCTCTGCCACTCTCACTCCCCTCCTACTCATTCTCTCTGAACTTGATGTTTTCAAATATCCCCGGTCAGTGCAGTGGATGATGCATGTGACTGGGCTGTGTTCCCCCCCAtatggagagggggacaggacagcAGCTGTTGTCGGTGTCATATGAGAGAGAGCTGACACTGGGAGATAGTTAGTTACATGCCAAAGGGCGGGTGTGACTAGCCACCTAGTTGGATGTCGCAACACACCGCAAAAGAGATGAAACAGCAGtgaccagtgatgtactgtaccACTAATAATATCTTGTGACAGACTCGCCAAAATCGAGTAGATGGCCAGAGGCCACCGCTTGCTCAAGATTTATTCTGGGTGCCAAAATTATAACCTACCATTACTGACCTATAGCTGGTCTGCACCAGAGattccactgggcacagacatcaattctaTTCCAAGTTGGttccagtgtgtgcccagtgggatgataACTATCGGAATGATGGGGAAAGTGATCCCTGACAGTTTGACCTAAATTGTTGCCTGGCCAGGCCTTCTTGAGAAGTGCAAGTGAAGATAAGCATCCACTGAAACGTCAACAACACAAGTAGAGGCTGCTTATGTAAGAAAGAACCTGATATTTCTGAGACCACTTTCTTAAAACTTCTCCGCTGGTGGGCAAGAACCTGACCACCAAAGGAAGACATTTGCAAAGGTCTTAGAATATTCAGCAAGGTTCTAGAAATGTAGCTAACAATGTGACATGATTACATCAAATGAAAATAACCTTCACATAGCACATTAACCCTCTACAAATAGCTGTAACAACGGTTGGTGGGAGTCACAGCTGCTGCGTCATCTCCCATACTGGACGCCCCATGGCAGATAGACACAACAATAGAACAACATCAGACTTCGTCACAGGAACCAGAAATAGCAGCACATCTATTTATTCAATGAAATTACTATCTCTTAAAACGGGTACTTCATATATTGAGGAGATGTACACCCCTTTGATAGGTCAAGGATGATTGGTGACCCATATCCACTGCTTCTGTAGGTGATCTGTAAACAACAGTCTGGACATAAATAACCTTGGCTGGGGGTCAATCTCCGACAGGATCTCCATGTATGTATTTTCATAACACACGTGGTGGAAAGCACCTGCACTTTGACATGTTGTTTACTCTGACTTTGGCCATGGAAAGGTATAACGTTTACCGAGAACATCAGCAGCATGGAGTGAAAAATCTCCATGGTTTTTTGAGAGAGAAACAAATGTCCTTTCACACAAAACATATACATATTATCTCCTTTCTTGCCacttcatttttttaaatgaatctgCAGAGGAATAtcacaaggtaaaaaaaaaaaaaaaagcatgttGAATTTCTGTTTCTATTTGTACATGTCAAAACAGACATGAAGCAAAATGAGACTCTTTGCCAGAGTAGAACACCCAGGGGTCAATTCCATTACAACAAattaccgtgaaatacttacgagtcctttcccaacaatgcagttaaaaataaTAACAATTTAAATAATAACAGGAGGATTAAAATAAACAagaatgaggctatatacagggaggagcagtaccagatcaatgtgcagaggtacgaggtacttgaggtagatatttacatgaaggcagggtaaagggactaggcatcaggatagataataagagTAAaaaaagaacagagtagcagcagtatttCCAGGTTTTGGTCCTCTGTTGATGATAATGACACTGTACCCTTGTAATCAAAGGGTTAGTCATGATTAGGTTGTCCCACTATGATCattttaatttgtattttatatCTATAAAGGCCACAGTCCCAGCTTGTCCTTCTGTGTTTATTTACAAAGTGATAAGCACTGAATGAAAGTAATTTAGGTATAGTGTGTCAAATCACTGGGAGGATATGATGAAGGGCAGGTATGGGGTGTGGAACCAGAGAGGTGGTTTACTGGGTAGTAATCCAAAGCTATACTCGCTTTACCCTTAGTGTATTTTTAGGTGACATGAGCGCGCCTGTGTATCTGTAATTGAAGTTGCCATGGATGTTGAGCTAGTGAGATGTGTGTATTTTTCCAAGTATGTGTTACAAGTGTGTGCTTAGTTTGTCGTAATGATTGAGACACTTTGAAACTTGAATAACCAGCATGTGTATAAGCAACGTTTATACTTCATTTCTAATTTAAAACTAAGAGACTAATACAGGACCATACTGTATATTTTTCAAGTGTCCTTCTAAAACTCCCCTCAAGTTTCTCACATTTTTATATAGGACCATTTAAAACATGATTAAGATTCACAGTTTCTCTGTTGCTGAAATATAGTGGGAGTCTGTATTTGAGTATGAATACAAgcacctgtgtgtgtggctgctatAAACCATAAACCTGACCCGAAGCACCCTCAGAAACCTGCAGCTGTCAATCACACACCCCTCTTTTTTTAGACTCTGTCTGTGATAGAGAGCGAGATAAAGAGTTTTTGTCGTTACTTTCTTGCCATGGCCTTTTTCTCTGATGTTGTGGTACTTAGTACTTCTCTTTTTCAGGTCCTGTGTGCTGTCGCACTGAAACTGACCAACCCCACCTACCCACCATCCTTACACACCGGTGTCTGTCAATCTGTTCCCCTTCTGTTAGCAGCAGAGAACACATAGCTAGTCCAACAGTCACTCAGTGTTTCAGTGGTTGTTTATCAATGAAGAAAGCCCCCCTTACCACACTCAGTAAAAAATCTGCTTTGTCAATTTGTTGATTAGTTGGTCTGTCCTCATCCCTCAGTGCTTCAGTCAGAACTCGAGAGCCAAAATCTTTAACCCAACTGTTAAAGTAGCCGTCGCCATGGCCCCCAAGAGGAAGGTCAATCGTACAAAGGAGATTGCCATGGAGCCAGTTGTCACCCAGGTGAGCACTGTTACTACTCAGATGacaagaggaggagtggtggtggtggagggcgTGAAGAAGATCGAGGAGATGGCTGCACTGGATATTGTGCAGCACAACCACCTCAAtctccccctgccccctcccaTCATCAAGCCCGGAGAAAAGGGCCTGGGCCTGGGCTGTGAAGTGACACGCCCCCTCCACGGCAACGCCCTGCTGGAGGAGCTGAGCCGCATGCGCCAGGAGCGCTTCCTCACTGACCTGGAGCTGGCCTGTAAGACCAAGGCCTTCGACGTGCACAAGCTGGTCATTTCTTCCGTCAGCCAGTACTTCCGGGAGATCCTGGCCAAGGACCCCGGAATGAAGCGTCTAGAGCTGTCGTCGCTCTCCCCCCTCGGTAGGTTTCAAACTTAACCGCCTAGCATCTATAGCTGACATTTTTTAAAGGCAGGAACAGTCTTGTTTGGAAACGTATCTGTCAAAGTCCACATGAATAGACAAAAACACATGAATAAAGCGATGATGTTTTCCACCTATTCTCAGGCCTGGCCAACGTGATCACCTTCGCCTACCTGGGCCGCGTCCACATGTCCCTGTACACCATCGGCTGCACTGTGTCCGCCGCTGCCACCCTCCAGATCCCCCAGCTGCTCCAGATGTGCATGGACTTCCTGCTGGCCGAGATGAACGTGCAGACGTGCGTGTACGTGTGGAACATCGGCGCCGCCTACGGCCTGATCCCCGTGCGCGATGCGGCCCGCCGCTTTGTGCTGGAGAACTTTGTCGCGTTCACCGAGACGCCCCTGTTCAACCAGCTGACCCTGGAACAGATCACAGCCTTCCTCCAGGAGGACAGCCTGCTGCTGCCATCTGAAGTCACCGCCTTCCAGGTCAGCTCCGCTCACCTTGCTTTACCCTACTTTTCTGCATGTAATAACTGACTTGGGATCAGGTCTCCTCATTCCCTACCCCCAACTACAGCCATTTTGAGCGAAACCTAAATCAATCCTCAGACCAGCTGTTAAGGACATGATATAGCCACATGACCCTAGTACACAGACACTTTGCCAGGCTACTGTGAATAGAAATACTCAGTCAGTATAACTCTCTGTATGTATGGTTATTAATACACAATACCAGTAGGAATGAGAGACATAGCAAGGAAGCAGAGAGGGAGCGGTATTTATAAGCTGAATCGAATAGGATTCTAAGTATATTTCTGGTTTCATTCAACCACAGTTGGCCATGAAGTGGCTGGACTTCGACCCCAAGCGCCAGGTGCACGCCGCCGAGCTGCTGTCCCACGTGCGCTTCGAGACCATTCCTGCCAGCGAGCTGGTCAGCGAGATCCAGCCCGTGGCGAGGATGATGATGGACCCTCACTGCCACCGCCTGCTAGTGGATGCCATGAACTACCACCTGCTGCCCCACCAACAGAACACGCTGCAGTCTCGTCGCACGCAGGTGCGTGGAGGACAGGCCACCCTGCTGACTGTTGGGGGGCGTCCCTCCATCACCGAGCGGGCACTGAGCAGAGTGGTGAGTGTGGCGGATCTTGTGGTGGGCTAAACATTAGGCAGAGGTCAAAGACATGATGAAGAAGTTAACCAACATTTTAGAATACTACTGTTTCACCAATCACCATGATTCAACCTTATTATCCGAAATGAGAAGTGCTACGTTGTTGACGTTGGTTCCCTTCCAGGTGCTGTGGAGAGATCCACGAGAGGGTGCGGCCAC is a genomic window of Oncorhynchus keta strain PuntledgeMale-10-30-2019 chromosome 19, Oket_V2, whole genome shotgun sequence containing:
- the LOC118398253 gene encoding kelch-like protein 31, which codes for MAPKRKVNRTKEIAMEPVVTQVSTVTTQMTRGGVVVVEGVKKIEEMAALDIVQHNHLNLPLPPPIIKPGEKGLGLGCEVTRPLHGNALLEELSRMRQERFLTDLELACKTKAFDVHKLVISSVSQYFREILAKDPGMKRLELSSLSPLGLANVITFAYLGRVHMSLYTIGCTVSAAATLQIPQLLQMCMDFLLAEMNVQTCVYVWNIGAAYGLIPVRDAARRFVLENFVAFTETPLFNQLTLEQITAFLQEDSLLLPSEVTAFQLAMKWLDFDPKRQVHAAELLSHVRFETIPASELVSEIQPVARMMMDPHCHRLLVDAMNYHLLPHQQNTLQSRRTQVRGGQATLLTVGGRPSITERALSRVVLWRDPREGAATWRHLSQLPAKSFNQCVAVMDGFLYVAGGEDQNDARNQAKHAVSTLSRYDPRFNTWLHLASMRQRRTHFSLVATGGRLYAVGGRNVEGLLATIESYLPSSNIWQLKTPMEMPRCCHASAVLPSGDILVTGGYINCAYSRSVACYNIETDTWSEKASLETPRGWHCSSTLGGKVYVVGGSQLGPSGDRLDVLSMEVFSPENGEWSRASPLPLGVSTAGLSLLGEQLYLLGGWNEAEKRYKAAVQKYTPATDSWSMEENLPEATVGVSCCTLTLPPRHTPRRQQHRNTPTTKEEQQLPQRESSVAPQSITA